Genomic window (Verrucomicrobiia bacterium):
CTTTGGTCGTTTATCATCGCCTACGTGGTCACGGCGCTGCTGGTGTTGCTCGCTTTCGTGGCGGTCAATCGAACCTTGGGCGCGCGCTTGAAGGGCACGGACACCTTCGGCAAGGCGGAATTTTATCTGGCGATTCCCGCGGGCATTCTGCGGTTCGCCTGCATCGTCGTGGTGCTCGCGGCCTTGTTGAACGCGCGATATTATTCCACGGCGGAGGTCAAGGCGTCGCAAAAGTACGATCTGGACAATTACGGCAGCAATTTTTTCCCCCGACTCTACAGTGTGCAGGACGATGTCTTCGTCCATTCCTTCACCGGGAAGCAGTTGAAAACCTATCTGGGATTTCTGCTGATTGAACCGACCCCGGCGATTTCAGGTCCGCCGACCACCACGGCGCGCAAAGAGTTTACCTGGTAATGAACTCGGACTAGACTGGCCGCGTGGCCGGGTTGATCTCCGAAAACACCCTCGAACGAGTTCGCGCCGCCAGTGACATTGTGGATGTCATTGGCAGCTATCTGCCATTAAAACGCGCCGGCGCCAACTTTGTGGCGCTCTGCCCGTTTCATAAGGAAAAATCGCCCAGTTTCAACGTCAATCCGCACAAGCAGATTTTCCACTGCTTCGGTTGCCACAAGGGCGGGGACGTATTCACCTTCGTCAAGGAATACGAAAACATCGGTTTTGTTGACGCCGTGCGGCGGCTGGCGGACCGCGCCCGAATTCCACTGGAGTTGGATGCGGATCCCGCCGCCCGGCAGACGCGGCACATCAAGGATCAATTGCTGCAAATTCACGAGCAAATCACGCAACGCTGGCAAGCCTGTCTGGCCAACGAGGCGGCGGGGCAGGCCGCGCGCGATTACCTGGCGCAACGCGGTCTTTCTGCCGAAGCCATCAAGCAGTTCCGGCTGGGCGCGGCGCCCGAAGCCTGGGACGACACGGTGAACTGGGCCAAAGGCAAGGGCCTCGATCTCGCGGTGATGGAGCAGGCCGGATTGATTTTGAAGAAGGAGGAAACGGGCCGGCACTACGACCGCTTTCGGGGTCGTTTGATGTTTCCCATCTGCGACGAGCAAGGGCGTGTGATTGGTTTCAGCGGTCGCATTTTGTCCAACGACGACAAAGCCGCCAAGTACGTCAACTCTCCCGAGACGCCGATCTTCACCAAGAGCAAGGTGTTTTATGCGCTCGATAAATCCAAGCGCAGCATCCTGGACGCCGGCTTTGCCGTCGTGTGCGAAGGGCAGCTTGACGCCATCGCCTGCCACTTGGCCGGAGTGCGGAACGTCGTGGCGCCGCAGGGCACGGCGTTCACCGATCAGCACGCGCGGATTCTCAAGCGTTACGCGGATGAAGTGGTGCTGTGTTTTGATTCCGATCAGGCCGGACAAAACGCCATCGTGCGGTCGTTGGATCATCTGCTCGCGTCGGGGCTGGCGATCCGTGTTGCCGTCGTGCCCGCGCCGCATGATCCGGACAGTTTCATCAAGGCCAATGGTGCGGCCGCCTTTCAACGATTGATCGCGAACGCCGTCGGTTTTTTCGATTTCTACCTGGACCGACTTTGTCGCGTCAACGACGTCACGACCGATCGCGGGCGATTGACCGTTGTGCGCAGCATGGGGGAGGCGGTGCGCAAAACGGGCCATACCGTGTTGTTGGATAATTACGCGCAGCAGACGGCGCTACGGCTCGGGGTGCAGCCGGACGCGGTGCGGCAGGAGTTTAATAAACTCACCGCGACCGCTCATCCGGCGGATGATTATGCTGATGCCGAAGCCGCCAGCGAAGCGACGGTAGAGCCAGAATTACCACCACCGGCGATGATCGAGTCCTGGCTGCTGAAACTGGCCTTGCAGCATGAGCCGGGATTGGACTGGTTGGTGGCGCATTTGGACCCGGCCTGGATTCAACATTCCCACGTGCGCAACGTGGTGACGCGACGTCTGAAAGCGCATCAGGAGAGCACCTGGCGCGGCTTGGCGGCGCTGTTGGATGAGTGCGAATCTCCCGCGTTGGCCAGCTTGATCACGCAATGGATCGCCGATGAACGCGAGCTGCCTAATCCGGACCAACAACTGGCCGATGTGGTTTTGCGTATCCGGAATCAATTCGCGGATCAGCAGATCGCCACCTTGCTTCAACAGTTGAGCCAACCCGGAATTACCGATGCGCAAAATTTGCAGTTACTGGGCAATCTGCAACAGTGGCGTCAGTATAAGCAACAACCGCTCGGCCCATTGACGTAAAAAGCAAACGGCGCGAGTGGTTGTCCACCCGCGCCGCGTAAGTAAAGTATTTGCGAACTTACTTCGCGCCTTGTTCCACCCAGGCTCGCACCAGACTGACCTGTTCCTTGGTCAGCGGCGCGATCTTCGCCTTGTTGTCCTTGGGCGGCATCCAATCATCTTCGTCGTCGGGCAGGTTGGCAATGTTGCGCAATAACACGCTCTTCTCGCTCTTTCCCGGGACGATCACCGCCCCGTGCTTTGAACCCGCCATGATGTGCTCCAGCGAGTCCAGTCGCAGCCGCGCTTTATCACGCTTTTCGCCGTGGCAACCCGTGCAGGACTTGTCGAAAATGGTTTTGATATCCTTGGCGTAAGTAACGCCCGTTTTGGTGGCGGCAGGCGGCAGCTTGTCCACGTCCACCTGACGTTCCTCGGCTTGAGATGAACTCAGAATCAGAGTCATCGCCAATCCCACCAGCACCGCCCCGCCTCGCTTCAAGATATTTTGATATTTCATGGTTTTTATTAAAAGCCGTGAAATTGGAATGAAAGATCGAGTCGCTGTCAAAGAGAATTAGCAACAATTAGTAACAAACTGCACGAATGGTAATGGCCGCCTTGCGAGGCGCGGCCGATTCAGTTACCCCTACGGCGTGAGTGCGGAGCCATTTTGGGATGCGACGCTGGTCCTGCTGGGGCACGGTACGACGCGCAATGAAAATTCCCAGTTGCCAGTCTGGCAACATGCCGAGGAATTGCGGCGGCGCGGAATGTTCGCTGCCGTTCATCCCGCCTTTTGGAAACAGACCCCGCAAGTCCAATCCGTCCTGACCACGATCAAAACGCCGCGGGCCTTCCTGGTCCCGCTGCTGATCAGTGAGGGATATTTCGCGAATGAAGTGATTCCACAGGCCCTGGGTTTTTCCAATCGGGCCACGCTGCAATTGGAAAATACGCGGGTGCATTATTGTCAGCCGGTGGGGACGCACCCGGGGATGGCCCGGATTTTAATGAACCGCGCCACCGAGGTCGTCGCGCAGTTTCCGTTTCCGTATGCGCCAAAGCCCAATAACTTGACGTTGTTCATCGCCGGACACGGCACGCCGCGGCATCCACAATCGCGACAGGCCGTCGAGCAACAGGCGAGTGCGATCCGCGCGTTGCACCGGTATGCCGAGGTGCGGGACGTTTATCTCGATGAAGCGCCGTACATCAAAGGCTGCCAGCAGTTGGCGTCCACGCGCGCGGTTGTCGTGGTGCCGTTTTTCATCGGCGATGGGTTGCATGTGGTGGAAGATATTCCCGTGCTGCTGGGTGAGCCGGAACGTCTGGTGAAAGAACGGCTGGCCGCCGGCCAGCCGACTTGGCGTAATCCATCCGAGAAGCACGGCAAACTGACTTGGTACGCGCCCGCCGTGGGGCGCGCGCCAGAGCTTGGCGAAATCATCCTCGAACGGGTGCGTGAAGCGGACGCGAGAACGACAACATGAAACAACTGCGTTGGGGCATTTTAGGCGCGGCCAACATTGCGCGAAAAAACTGGCGCGCGATCCGGCATAGTGGCAACGCCACGTTGACCGCGGTGGCGAGTCGCGATCCGCAACGCGCCCGTGCCTTTGTGGACGCGTGCCAGAGTGTGGAGCCGTTCACGCCTGAGCCGGTGATCTACAATGATTATGACGAGTTGATCGCTTCGCCGCAGGTGGATGCGGTTTACGTTCCGCTGCCAACCGGGCGGCGTCAGGAATGGATTCTTCGCGCCGCCAAAGCCGGCAAGCACATTTTGAGCGAAAAACCCTGCGCCATCCGACTTGCCGATTTGGAGGAGATTCTGACCGTGTGCCGCGAGCGGCGCGTGCAATACATGGACGGCGTGATGTTTACCCATAATCGGCGGCTGCAACAGTTGCGGCAGGTGTTGGACGATGGGGTGTCGGTCGGGGATTTGCGGCGCATCACCTCGCACTTCAGTTTTTTGGGCGACGCCGATTTTTTCCGCAATGCGATTCAAATGGACCATTCGCTCGAACCCCTCGGTTGCCTCGGCGATCTGGGCTGGTACAGCATTCGACTCGCGTTGTGGGCGGTGAATTGGCAGTCGCCGCAGTCCGTTTCGGGGCGGATTTTGGAACAAGTCAGGGATGTTTCGGGTCAAGCCACCGTGGCCACGGCATTTTCCGGAGAACTGATTTTTCCCGGAGGCGTCTCGACGGATTTTTATTGTTCCTTCGTGGCGGAGAACAGTCAGTGGGCGACGCTGGCCGGCACGAAAGGTTACGTGCGAATTCCGGATTTTGTGCTGCCTTTTACAAACAGCACTCTGGCGTTCGAGACGAATCAAATCCAGGCCAGCGCGCAGGGATGCGACTGGTGTTTGGAGCACACGGCGCGCGCCGTGCCATTCATCGAGTTGGAAACCAATCCCGCGACGGCGCAGGAGACGAACATGTTCCGTCATTTCAGCCGGCAGGTGTTATCCGGACGACTTAATGAGGACTGGCCGCGCGCCGCCTGGCTCACCCAACAAGTTACCAACGCTTGCATGGACGCAGCTTTGCAGCGTTAATCTGACCGCGGCTAAAACAATCTTTCGTTGCGACGCCATTTTTCGCTACTCTGCGTCACGTGCGATTTCGAAAAGTAACCATCATCGGTGTGGGTTTGCTGGGCGGCTCGATTGGCCTTGCCTTGCGCCGCCGCAAACTGGCTGGAGAGATCGCTGGTTACGTGCGCCGTGAGGCCAGCATCGCTGAATGTGAACGGGCGGGAGCGACCGATTACGCCACCACGGATTTGCTGGCGGCGGTTTCGGGCGCGGATTTGATTGTGCTTTGCACGCCGCTGGCGCAGATGAAATCGCTCACCCAGCAGATGCTTCCCGCGCTGAAGCGCGGCGCGATTGTCACCGACGTGGGCAGCGTGAAAACGAGCGTGGTGCGGGATGTGGAAGTGTTGCTCCACCAGGCGGGCGCGTATTTTGTCGGCAGTCATCCGATGGCGGGCAGCGAGAAGCAAGGGGTGCTGGCAGCACGCGCGGATTTGTTTGCTGACGCGATTTGTGTGTTGACCCCGACCCGGAAGACCCATCCCGCCGCGTTGCGAAAGGTGGAAACGCTCTGGAAAAATCTGGGCGCGCGGTTGCTGCGCACGACGCCGGAGGCGCACGACGCTTTGGTCAGTCGTTCCAGTCATTTGCCGCATCTGCTGGCGGCGACGCTGACGAACCTCGTGTTGAATCCCAAACTGCCGAAAGAACAAGTCAAACTTTGCGCCACGGGTTTTCGCGATACGACACGTATCGCCTCGGGTTCGCCGGAGATGTGGCGGGACATCGTGCTGGCCAACCGGGAACAGCTTCGCTTAACGCTGGATAGCTTTGTCCGGGAACTGCAAGCTGTGCAGGGGTTGTTGCGGAAAAAACGCAAGCACGCGGATGAAATCCTGGGGCTGTTCCAAACCGCGAAAACCCGACGCGACAACTGGTGCGCGTGCGGTGCGTCACCTTCTCAAGAATAATATCAATCACGGATGAACACCGATAAACACGGATTATTTCGACGCGAATTACGCGAAAGGTCGCGAATTCAATTCGTGTTAATTCGTGAAATTCGCGTCAAGGCTGTTTCCCATTCGTGTTCATCCGGGTCCATCCGTGGTTAAAATGGCCTTACCTGATCTCATTGAAATCGTCCCGCTGGAAAAACCGGTGCGCGCGGAAATCACCGTGCCGGGATCGAAAAGCATCACGAATCGCGCGCTCATTCTGGCGGCGCTGGCGGACGGCAAGGTGACGCTGACCGGCGCGCTCTGGAGCGAGGATACACAGGTGATGACCGATTGTTTGCAGAAGCTCGGTTTTGAAATTCGCGTGGAGAATGACCCGGCGGAGTTTTGCAATCGTATCATCACGGTGAAAGGGCAGGGTGGGAAAATTCCTCGCGCGGGTACGGCAGAGCAACCGCTGGAATTATTCGTCGGCAATGCGGGCACGGCGGCGCGGTTTTTGGCGGCAATGGTTTGCCTTGGCGATGGCGTGTACCGCTTGCACGGCGTGCCGCGGATGCACGAGCGTCCGCAGGCGGAATTGTTTCAAGCGTTGCGTGAGCTGGGTTATCGCGTCGAATCGGAAAAGGGAAATGACAAATTGCCGGTAATCATCAGCCA
Coding sequences:
- a CDS encoding CvpA family protein, translated to MNSSSSLPVNWFDLFVLIMLAAGYIRGKKRGMSQEFLTVLKWVALMLLAAIAYQPLGLWLDSVAHLGKLWSFIIAYVVTALLVLLAFVAVNRTLGARLKGTDTFGKAEFYLAIPAGILRFACIVVVLAALLNARYYSTAEVKASQKYDLDNYGSNFFPRLYSVQDDVFVHSFTGKQLKTYLGFLLIEPTPAISGPPTTTARKEFTW
- the dnaG gene encoding DNA primase, with the protein product MAGLISENTLERVRAASDIVDVIGSYLPLKRAGANFVALCPFHKEKSPSFNVNPHKQIFHCFGCHKGGDVFTFVKEYENIGFVDAVRRLADRARIPLELDADPAARQTRHIKDQLLQIHEQITQRWQACLANEAAGQAARDYLAQRGLSAEAIKQFRLGAAPEAWDDTVNWAKGKGLDLAVMEQAGLILKKEETGRHYDRFRGRLMFPICDEQGRVIGFSGRILSNDDKAAKYVNSPETPIFTKSKVFYALDKSKRSILDAGFAVVCEGQLDAIACHLAGVRNVVAPQGTAFTDQHARILKRYADEVVLCFDSDQAGQNAIVRSLDHLLASGLAIRVAVVPAPHDPDSFIKANGAAAFQRLIANAVGFFDFYLDRLCRVNDVTTDRGRLTVVRSMGEAVRKTGHTVLLDNYAQQTALRLGVQPDAVRQEFNKLTATAHPADDYADAEAASEATVEPELPPPAMIESWLLKLALQHEPGLDWLVAHLDPAWIQHSHVRNVVTRRLKAHQESTWRGLAALLDECESPALASLITQWIADERELPNPDQQLADVVLRIRNQFADQQIATLLQQLSQPGITDAQNLQLLGNLQQWRQYKQQPLGPLT
- a CDS encoding cobalamin biosynthesis protein CbiX, translated to MSAEPFWDATLVLLGHGTTRNENSQLPVWQHAEELRRRGMFAAVHPAFWKQTPQVQSVLTTIKTPRAFLVPLLISEGYFANEVIPQALGFSNRATLQLENTRVHYCQPVGTHPGMARILMNRATEVVAQFPFPYAPKPNNLTLFIAGHGTPRHPQSRQAVEQQASAIRALHRYAEVRDVYLDEAPYIKGCQQLASTRAVVVVPFFIGDGLHVVEDIPVLLGEPERLVKERLAAGQPTWRNPSEKHGKLTWYAPAVGRAPELGEIILERVREADARTTT
- a CDS encoding Gfo/Idh/MocA family oxidoreductase, with translation MKQLRWGILGAANIARKNWRAIRHSGNATLTAVASRDPQRARAFVDACQSVEPFTPEPVIYNDYDELIASPQVDAVYVPLPTGRRQEWILRAAKAGKHILSEKPCAIRLADLEEILTVCRERRVQYMDGVMFTHNRRLQQLRQVLDDGVSVGDLRRITSHFSFLGDADFFRNAIQMDHSLEPLGCLGDLGWYSIRLALWAVNWQSPQSVSGRILEQVRDVSGQATVATAFSGELIFPGGVSTDFYCSFVAENSQWATLAGTKGYVRIPDFVLPFTNSTLAFETNQIQASAQGCDWCLEHTARAVPFIELETNPATAQETNMFRHFSRQVLSGRLNEDWPRAAWLTQQVTNACMDAALQR
- a CDS encoding prephenate dehydrogenase/arogenate dehydrogenase family protein, which produces MRFRKVTIIGVGLLGGSIGLALRRRKLAGEIAGYVRREASIAECERAGATDYATTDLLAAVSGADLIVLCTPLAQMKSLTQQMLPALKRGAIVTDVGSVKTSVVRDVEVLLHQAGAYFVGSHPMAGSEKQGVLAARADLFADAICVLTPTRKTHPAALRKVETLWKNLGARLLRTTPEAHDALVSRSSHLPHLLAATLTNLVLNPKLPKEQVKLCATGFRDTTRIASGSPEMWRDIVLANREQLRLTLDSFVRELQAVQGLLRKKRKHADEILGLFQTAKTRRDNWCACGASPSQE